A region of Thermoleophilaceae bacterium DNA encodes the following proteins:
- a CDS encoding lasso peptide biosynthesis B2 protein, which yields MSSALALDHRPGRLSPLRKLRLGAEALAAYARVRRALRGSDLPTAVGRLRGQAAPPQRPPDDRAYAAGLRLARASSRTITLLPTDSRCLMRSLVLTAMLARRDVAGTVVIGVSPGEEFGAHAWVELGGRPLLPPDEATYGRLVEL from the coding sequence ATGAGCTCCGCACTCGCTCTCGACCACCGGCCGGGCCGGCTGTCGCCGCTGCGAAAGCTGCGGCTTGGCGCCGAGGCGCTCGCCGCCTACGCGCGCGTGCGGCGGGCGCTGCGCGGATCCGATCTCCCCACCGCGGTCGGGCGCCTGCGCGGCCAGGCCGCGCCGCCACAGCGGCCGCCCGACGACCGGGCATATGCGGCCGGCCTGCGCCTGGCGCGCGCCTCCAGCCGCACGATCACCCTGCTCCCCACGGACTCGCGCTGCCTCATGCGCTCGCTCGTGCTCACGGCGATGCTGGCCCGCCGCGATGTGGCCGGCACGGTTGTCATCGGGGTGAGCCCCGGAGAGGAGTTCGGAGCCCATGCCTGGGTCGAGCTCGGCGGGCGGCCGCTGCTCCCGCCCGACGAGGCGACCTACGGGCGGCTCGTGGAGCTGTGA
- a CDS encoding asparagine synthase-related protein: protein MTGPCLAGVLDPRGGMPHERRAAAAAALEDGEGVAALAEGPLAVAVRGGSLHAGDGTVCALEGAVYNLPEVAAAAGADPAVTSPAALLAVAWRRLDDVLELLRGDFTLLLWDVGAGRGLLATDQLGGRGLVWHRDGARLTFASEPRQLLRLLSRTPEPDRVAVAHWLAVSGMPGDRSLYAGVRRLRAAHLLPLGDPGAQPRRYWQPRYKRPLRASRAELAAGLRERLATAVERRLPEPGQGAVMLSGGLDSATVAGLASRAPEGAGRPRRAYSATFPRHPSVDEGALIERLCDAFGLTGSQAVVSTGSVVAGALPYLDRWGLPPVSPNLFFWQPLLRRAAGDGVRLMIDGEGGDEVFGLSPALIADRVRRGRVRSARGLVLRIPGAEGRPSRGSVRRIMREHGWKAAAPARVHRAARALRGPAAYAPDWFTPATARDFAASDDQAAWKRARGPRWWAHLVEVTTSGMGPALVYDHVRRRALMAGLEPPRHPLVDVDVIEYVLTLPPELAYDPFLSRPLLREAMAGLLPDEVRLRPSKSTFDAVFHESLAGSDLPVVRGLLAEGQAEIGAYADLAVVRERLFERPPPKRPAPLMHWALHTWRMVTAECWLRSLADPAFPARLAEREQLRSADCDLVERAPAA, encoded by the coding sequence GTGACGGGCCCCTGCCTCGCCGGCGTCCTCGACCCCCGGGGCGGGATGCCGCACGAGCGACGAGCCGCCGCCGCCGCCGCGCTCGAGGACGGGGAAGGAGTCGCCGCGCTGGCCGAGGGCCCGCTGGCCGTGGCCGTGCGCGGCGGCAGCCTGCACGCCGGCGACGGCACTGTCTGTGCCCTCGAGGGCGCCGTCTACAACCTGCCCGAGGTGGCCGCGGCCGCGGGCGCAGACCCGGCGGTCACGTCGCCCGCGGCGCTGCTCGCTGTGGCCTGGCGCCGCCTCGACGACGTGCTCGAGCTGCTGCGCGGCGACTTCACCCTGCTGCTGTGGGACGTCGGCGCCGGACGCGGCCTGCTCGCCACCGACCAGCTCGGCGGCCGCGGGCTCGTCTGGCACCGCGACGGGGCGCGGCTCACGTTCGCGTCCGAGCCGCGCCAGCTGCTGCGGCTGCTCTCACGCACCCCGGAGCCCGACCGTGTCGCGGTAGCGCACTGGCTCGCCGTGAGCGGGATGCCCGGCGACCGCAGCCTCTACGCCGGCGTCCGCAGGCTGCGGGCGGCCCACCTGCTGCCGCTCGGCGACCCGGGCGCGCAGCCGCGGCGCTACTGGCAGCCGCGCTACAAAAGGCCACTGCGCGCCTCCCGCGCAGAGCTGGCCGCGGGGCTGCGGGAGCGGCTGGCCACGGCGGTGGAGCGACGGCTGCCGGAGCCCGGCCAGGGAGCGGTGATGTTGAGCGGCGGGCTGGACTCCGCCACGGTCGCCGGGCTCGCCTCGCGCGCTCCCGAAGGCGCGGGGCGGCCGCGGCGCGCCTACTCGGCCACCTTCCCCCGCCATCCCTCCGTGGACGAGGGGGCGCTGATCGAACGCCTCTGCGACGCCTTCGGGCTCACCGGCTCGCAGGCCGTCGTCTCGACCGGCAGCGTCGTGGCCGGGGCCCTGCCGTACCTGGACCGCTGGGGGCTGCCGCCCGTCTCGCCCAACCTCTTCTTCTGGCAGCCGCTGCTGCGCCGCGCCGCCGGCGACGGCGTCCGGCTGATGATCGACGGCGAGGGCGGCGACGAGGTCTTCGGCCTCTCACCCGCACTCATAGCCGACCGGGTGCGCCGGGGCCGGGTGCGCTCGGCGCGCGGACTCGTGCTGCGCATCCCGGGGGCGGAGGGCCGGCCGTCGAGGGGCTCCGTGCGGCGGATCATGCGCGAGCACGGCTGGAAGGCGGCCGCTCCCGCCCGCGTGCACCGCGCGGCGCGTGCCCTTCGCGGGCCCGCCGCCTACGCCCCGGACTGGTTCACGCCGGCCACGGCGAGGGACTTCGCCGCGAGCGACGACCAGGCGGCCTGGAAGCGTGCGCGCGGGCCGCGCTGGTGGGCCCACCTCGTCGAGGTCACGACCTCCGGCATGGGCCCCGCGCTCGTGTACGACCACGTGCGGCGGCGGGCGCTGATGGCCGGGCTGGAACCGCCGCGGCACCCGCTCGTGGACGTGGACGTGATCGAGTACGTGCTGACGCTCCCGCCCGAGCTGGCCTACGACCCGTTCCTGAGCCGCCCCCTCCTGCGCGAGGCGATGGCCGGGCTGCTGCCCGACGAGGTGCGCCTGCGGCCGTCGAAGAGCACCTTCGACGCCGTCTTCCACGAGAGCCTGGCCGGATCCGACCTTCCGGTGGTGCGGGGGCTCCTCGCCGAGGGTCAGGCGGAGATCGGCGCGTACGCGGATCTCGCCGTGGTGCGTGAGCGGCTGTTCGAACGACCGCCGCCCAAGCGGCCCGCGCCGCTCATGCACTGGGCGCTGCACACCTGGCGCATGGTCACCGCCGAGTGCTGGCTGCGGTCGCTCGCGGACCCCGCGTTCCCCGCACGCCTGGCCGAGCGAGAACAGCTCCGGAGCGCCGACTGCGACCTCGTGGAGCGCGCCCCCGCCGCCTGA